The proteins below come from a single Actinomycetota bacterium genomic window:
- a CDS encoding transcriptional repressor, whose protein sequence is MRAVTSACERAEWARHCDTAMRDAGLRAGGARQAVVQLLARQDCCLSAHEIHDALAAEPGPTPGMASVYRALETLTNLHLVHKVDLGGQVAKYEPAHPGGDHHHHAVCRECGAVVPIEDDGVEMAIHAMADRLAFDVEAHDITLRGRCARCAGVR, encoded by the coding sequence ATGCGCGCCGTGACCAGCGCATGCGAACGCGCCGAGTGGGCGCGCCACTGCGACACGGCCATGCGCGATGCCGGGCTGCGAGCGGGCGGCGCGCGCCAGGCGGTGGTGCAGCTGCTGGCGCGGCAGGACTGCTGCCTGAGCGCGCACGAGATACACGACGCCCTGGCGGCCGAGCCCGGCCCCACGCCGGGAATGGCCAGCGTGTACCGCGCGCTCGAGACCCTCACCAACCTGCACCTGGTGCACAAGGTCGACCTGGGCGGGCAGGTGGCCAAGTACGAGCCCGCGCACCCCGGCGGGGATCATCACCACCACGCCGTGTGCCGCGAGTGCGGAGCCGTGGTGCCGATCGAGGACGACGGCGTGGAAATGGCCATCCACGCCATGGCCGACCGGCTGGCCTTCGACGTGGAGGCCCACGACATCACGCTGCGCGGCCGCTGCGCGCGATGCGCGGGGGTGCGCTGA
- the uvrA gene encoding excinuclease ABC subunit UvrA: MGAVSSISVVGAREHNLKDVSVEIPRDRLVVITGLSGSGKSSLAFDTLYAEGQRRYVESLSAYARQFLGQMDKPDVDDIEGLSPAISIDQKSTSRNPRSTVATVTEVYDYLRVLYARIGIPHCPVCGVQIAGQSVEQIADRVLALPEGTRILVMGPVVRDRKGEHRDVLDHIRDEGFARVAVDGEVYAIDEVPALEKNKRHTIEVVVDRLVMRSDLRRRLTESLETATRLGDGLVRIGEADGDERSWTYSERLACPEHGASLPELAPRIFSFNAPQGACEGCTGLGFMPEVDAELVIDPERTLAGGAILPWADRTTDFYDLLLRSACAHWDIPMNVLWEDLPQEDRDLLLFGPDRVERLDLGERRRRGYSTTARFEGVIPQMRRRYATSGSNLVRDRIGQYMSPNACASCHGARLRPEILAVTVGGKNIHELTDLSIEDALAFLEGLELSDTEAFIAERAVAEICARLRFLVDVGVGYLNLARAAGTLSGGEAQRIRLATQIGAGLMGVLYILDEPSIGLHQRDNRKLIGTLERLRDIGNTVLVVEHDEDMMRSSDHLIDMGPGAGEHGGRVVAAGTADEVEAEPESVTGAYLSGARAIPIPAERREPQGWLTVEGARENNLRDIDVSVPVGVLTCVTGVSGSGKSTLVNEIILKAMAGRLNRKPLRPGRHKRIEGLEQFDKVIAIDQSPIGRTPRSNPATYTGVFDHVRELFSMTADARARGWAPGRFSFNVKGGRCEACKGDGTITIEMHFLPDVYVPCEVCGGKRYNRETLDVFYKGKTIHDVLEMSVEEAVEFFAPVERLRRRLQTLHDVGLDYIRLGQPATTLSGGEAQRVKLATELAKVATGRTLYVLDEPTTGLHFADIEKLLEVLQRLVDAGNTVLVIEHNLDVIRAADWIIDLGPEGGAGGGEVVATGTPEQVAQVPGSHTGEFLAKVLAPAKPKRARRAKAKPKAKAAA; the protein is encoded by the coding sequence ATGGGTGCAGTGAGTTCGATCAGCGTCGTCGGTGCCCGGGAGCACAACCTCAAGGACGTCTCCGTCGAGATCCCCCGGGACCGGCTGGTGGTGATCACCGGGCTCTCGGGGTCGGGGAAGTCGAGCCTGGCGTTCGACACCCTCTACGCCGAGGGCCAGCGCCGGTACGTGGAAAGCCTGTCGGCGTACGCGCGGCAGTTCCTCGGGCAGATGGACAAGCCCGACGTGGACGACATCGAGGGGCTCTCGCCGGCCATCTCGATCGACCAGAAGAGCACCAGCCGCAACCCGCGGTCCACGGTGGCCACCGTCACCGAAGTGTACGACTACCTGCGCGTGCTCTACGCGCGCATCGGAATACCGCACTGCCCGGTGTGCGGCGTGCAGATCGCCGGGCAGAGCGTGGAGCAGATCGCCGACCGGGTGCTGGCGCTGCCCGAGGGCACGCGGATCCTGGTGATGGGGCCGGTGGTGCGCGATCGCAAGGGCGAGCACCGCGACGTGCTCGACCATATCCGCGACGAGGGCTTCGCGCGCGTGGCCGTGGACGGCGAGGTGTACGCCATCGACGAGGTGCCGGCACTCGAGAAGAACAAGCGCCACACCATCGAGGTGGTGGTGGACCGCCTGGTGATGCGCAGCGATCTTCGCCGCCGTCTCACCGAGAGCCTCGAGACCGCGACGCGCCTGGGCGATGGCCTGGTGCGCATCGGGGAGGCCGACGGCGACGAGCGCTCATGGACATACTCCGAGAGGCTCGCGTGCCCCGAGCACGGCGCGTCGCTGCCCGAGCTCGCGCCGCGCATCTTCTCGTTCAACGCCCCGCAGGGCGCGTGCGAGGGTTGCACCGGCCTCGGCTTCATGCCCGAGGTAGACGCCGAGTTGGTCATCGACCCCGAGCGCACGCTGGCCGGCGGGGCGATCCTCCCCTGGGCCGACCGCACCACCGACTTCTACGACCTGCTGCTGCGCTCGGCGTGTGCCCACTGGGACATCCCCATGAACGTGCTCTGGGAGGACCTGCCGCAGGAGGATCGCGACCTGCTGCTGTTCGGGCCAGATCGCGTGGAGCGTCTCGACCTGGGCGAGCGGCGCCGGCGCGGGTACTCCACCACCGCGAGGTTCGAGGGCGTCATCCCCCAGATGCGCCGCCGCTATGCCACCAGCGGATCGAACCTGGTGCGCGACCGCATCGGGCAGTACATGTCGCCCAACGCCTGCGCGTCGTGCCACGGCGCGCGCCTGCGCCCGGAGATCCTCGCCGTCACGGTGGGCGGCAAGAACATCCATGAGCTCACCGATCTCTCCATCGAGGATGCCCTGGCGTTCCTCGAGGGGCTCGAGCTCAGCGACACCGAGGCCTTCATCGCCGAGCGGGCCGTGGCCGAGATCTGCGCCCGGCTGCGGTTCCTCGTGGATGTCGGCGTGGGGTACCTCAACCTGGCGCGCGCCGCGGGCACGCTGTCGGGCGGCGAGGCCCAGCGCATCCGTCTTGCCACGCAGATTGGCGCGGGGCTGATGGGCGTGCTGTACATCCTCGACGAGCCGTCGATCGGATTGCACCAGCGCGACAACCGCAAGCTCATCGGCACCCTCGAGCGCCTGCGGGACATCGGCAACACCGTGCTGGTGGTGGAGCACGACGAGGACATGATGCGCTCCTCAGACCATCTGATCGACATGGGTCCGGGGGCGGGCGAGCACGGCGGGCGCGTGGTGGCCGCCGGCACGGCGGATGAGGTGGAGGCCGAGCCCGAATCGGTCACGGGTGCTTATCTCTCCGGCGCGCGCGCCATTCCGATCCCCGCGGAGCGCCGCGAGCCCCAGGGCTGGCTCACGGTGGAGGGCGCGCGCGAGAACAACCTGCGCGACATCGACGTGTCGGTGCCCGTGGGCGTGCTCACGTGCGTCACCGGGGTGTCGGGGTCGGGCAAGAGCACGCTGGTCAATGAGATCATCCTCAAGGCGATGGCCGGCAGGCTCAACCGCAAGCCGCTGCGCCCCGGGCGCCACAAGCGCATCGAGGGGCTGGAGCAATTCGACAAGGTCATCGCCATCGACCAGTCGCCCATCGGTCGCACGCCGCGCTCGAACCCTGCCACCTACACCGGGGTGTTCGACCACGTGCGCGAGCTGTTCTCGATGACCGCCGACGCCCGCGCGCGCGGTTGGGCACCCGGGCGGTTCTCGTTCAACGTCAAGGGCGGTCGCTGCGAGGCCTGCAAGGGCGACGGCACGATCACCATCGAGATGCACTTCCTGCCCGATGTCTACGTGCCGTGCGAGGTGTGCGGGGGCAAGCGGTACAACCGCGAGACCCTTGACGTGTTCTACAAGGGCAAGACCATCCACGACGTCCTGGAGATGAGCGTGGAGGAGGCCGTGGAGTTCTTCGCGCCGGTCGAGCGCCTGCGCCGCCGCCTGCAGACCCTGCACGACGTGGGGCTCGACTACATCCGCCTGGGGCAGCCCGCCACCACGCTTTCCGGAGGCGAGGCCCAGCGCGTGAAGCTGGCCACCGAACTGGCCAAGGTGGCCACGGGCCGCACGCTCTACGTGCTCGACGAGCCCACCACGGGCCTTCATTTCGCCGATATCGAGAAGCTGCTCGAAGTGCTGCAGCGCCTGGTGGACGCCGGCAACACCGTGCTGGTGATCGAGCACAACCTAGACGTCATCCGCGCCGCCGACTGGATCATCGACCTCGGCCCCGAGGGCGGTGCGGGCGGCGGGGAGGTGGTGGCCACCGGCACGCCCGAGCAGG